One Streptomyces sp. 840.1 genomic window, GCGGCAAGACGACCCTGCTGCACTGCCTGTCCGGCCAACTGGTGCCCAACGAGGGCGAGGTGTGGTTCAACAGCGTCCCCGTCCACACCATGGGACCCCGGCTGCGCGAACGGCTGCGGCGCGACAAGTTCGGCTGGATCGCCCCCGAGCCGCAACTCGTCCCGGAGCTGACCACCTGGGAGAACACCGCCCTTCCGCTGCTGCTGCGCGGCGCCTCGCACCGGGAGGCCAAGAAGGCCGCCATGGAGTGGCTGGAGCGCCTCGACATCGGCATGTGCGCCAGGAAGCGGCCGCACACCCTGCAGCAGAGCCAGCGGCAGCGGATCTCGGTGGCCCGCGCGCTGGCCACCGCCCCCGCCGTGATCTTCGCCGACGAGCCCACCGCGACCCTGCACCGCACCGACCGCACCCACGTACTGCGCACCCTGACCAGCGCGGCCCGCTCGCACGGCATCACGGTGGTCCTCGCCACGCACGACGCGGAGATCGCCGCCCTCGCGGACCGTGCGGTGCCGCTGCTGGACGGGCGCCGGGTCGCCACGGTCAAGCCGGCCGCCGGGACCGACACGGAGGGCCGCGCGGCGTGCTCGCTCTCCGTCTAGCCCGCGGTTCCCATCCACTGGTCCTGGTGCGGCGGCTGATGGTCGCGGCCGCCTCCGCCGGGGTCGGCTTCCTCCTGCTGTGCACCCTGGGCTACGCCTCCGGGCACCCGGCGCACTCCGCGGGCTCCGTGCTGCGGCTGCTGTGGTGCCTCGTGCCGCTGGCCGCCACCGTGCAGTTCGCGGTCGCGGTGGCCCGTACGGACCCGAGCACCCGCCCGCGCGCCGGACTGTCCGCCGTCGGCCTCGGCCCGGTCCGGCTCAGCGTGCTCGCCGCCGTCTCCACCGCCGTCTCGTGCACCCTCGGTTCCATGGTGGCGCTGCTCTTCTTCCTCCACCTGCGCGGCGACCTGTCCGGGCTGCCGTTCGACGGTGCGGCGGCCGGGCTGCTGGACGCCCAGGCACCGCTGCCGCTCGCCGCCGTCCTGGTCCTGCTGACCCTGGTCCCCGCGGCGGCTGCGACGGCGAGCGCGCTGGCGCTGCGCACCAGCCCGGTGCGGGCGGCGGGCGTGCAGGACGGCTCGCAGGACCTGCTGCCCGAGGAACAGGTGCCCGCTCCGGCCGCCCCGCCGTCCGGACTGCCCTGGGGCGTCGCCCTGACCGCGGCCGGCCTCGCGGTCGAGGCGTACGCGAGCCGCGGCTCGTCCGGCAGCCCCTTCCCGCTCCCCGGAAAGCTCGACTCCACCCCGGCCTGGGTCCTGGTGGGCTGGACGCTGACGGCGATCGGCCTCGCCACGGCCGGCCCCGGCCTGACCCATCTCGCCGGACGGCTGCTCCAGGCGGTGCGCCCCGGAGCGGTACGGCTGCTGGCCGGCCGGGTGCTGATGGACGAGGC contains:
- a CDS encoding ABC transporter ATP-binding protein gives rise to the protein MVAPPDNDVIWARSLHHSHNGSPALGGVSLGIRDGEILAVTGPRGSGKTTLLHCLSGQLVPNEGEVWFNSVPVHTMGPRLRERLRRDKFGWIAPEPQLVPELTTWENTALPLLLRGASHREAKKAAMEWLERLDIGMCARKRPHTLQQSQRQRISVARALATAPAVIFADEPTATLHRTDRTHVLRTLTSAARSHGITVVLATHDAEIAALADRAVPLLDGRRVATVKPAAGTDTEGRAACSLSV